The following are from one region of the Georgenia sp. M64 genome:
- a CDS encoding sigma-70 family RNA polymerase sigma factor, whose translation MSLDASLADEVPGLLRYARAITRDPHRAEDLVQATLVRALERRESFRGDAAPATWLHRILHNLAVDAARRDREEPSDAVADAVERSWRDDAYTVDAASVVERAETAEELRDALVHLPFIYRAAVVLHDAEGMTVAQVAEIQGVGLPAAKQRLRRGRMMLVSELARGHERREALAGVPLRCWVARRQVSDYLDGELPRGQRVAVERHLEGCPTCPLLYTALVGTHAALGVVRDPDSVVPPSTAARIQRLVGDGERVRRTPPVGN comes from the coding sequence GTGAGCCTGGATGCGTCGCTCGCGGACGAGGTCCCCGGTCTGCTGCGCTACGCCCGCGCGATCACGCGCGACCCGCACCGGGCCGAGGACCTCGTCCAGGCGACGCTCGTGCGGGCGCTGGAGCGGCGCGAGTCGTTCCGTGGCGACGCAGCGCCGGCGACCTGGCTGCACCGGATCCTCCACAACCTCGCCGTGGACGCCGCTCGGCGTGACCGGGAGGAGCCCAGCGACGCCGTCGCCGACGCGGTCGAGCGCAGCTGGCGCGACGACGCCTACACCGTGGACGCCGCGAGCGTCGTCGAGCGCGCCGAGACCGCGGAGGAGCTGCGGGACGCGCTCGTGCACCTGCCGTTCATCTACCGGGCAGCCGTCGTCCTGCACGACGCCGAGGGCATGACCGTGGCCCAGGTCGCCGAGATCCAGGGCGTCGGCCTGCCGGCGGCGAAGCAGCGGCTGCGCCGGGGCCGGATGATGCTCGTCAGCGAGCTCGCCCGTGGCCACGAGCGGCGCGAGGCGCTCGCCGGGGTGCCGCTGCGGTGCTGGGTGGCCCGCCGTCAGGTCTCGGACTACCTCGACGGGGAGCTGCCCCGTGGCCAGCGGGTCGCCGTCGAGCGGCACCTCGAGGGCTGCCCGACGTGCCCGCTGCTGTACACCGCGCTCGTCGGCACCCACGCGGCGCTCGGGGTGGTCCGGGACCCCGACTCGGTGGTGCCGCCGTCCACGGCCGCCCGCATCCAGCGGCTCGTGGGCGACGGCGAGCGGGTACGACGAACGCCACCCGTGGGGAACTAG
- the tadA gene encoding tRNA adenosine(34) deaminase TadA, translated as MRPHAVPVATGVTAAMEEALGLAREALTSDDVPVGAVVLGPDGRVLGRGRNRREADGDPTAHAEVLALREAARALGTWRLAGCTLVVTLEPCTMCAGALVLARVDRLVLGAWDPKAGAAGSVRDVVRDARLNHRVEVVGGVRAEESAELLTTFFRTRRAEP; from the coding sequence ATGAGACCGCACGCCGTGCCGGTGGCCACCGGGGTGACCGCCGCGATGGAGGAGGCCCTCGGCCTGGCCCGGGAGGCTCTCACCAGCGACGACGTGCCCGTGGGCGCCGTCGTCCTGGGCCCGGACGGGCGCGTCCTGGGGCGCGGGCGCAACCGGCGCGAGGCCGACGGCGACCCGACCGCGCACGCCGAGGTCCTCGCCCTGCGCGAGGCGGCCCGGGCGTTGGGGACCTGGCGGCTGGCGGGGTGCACGCTCGTCGTCACCCTCGAGCCGTGCACGATGTGCGCCGGCGCCCTGGTCCTGGCCCGGGTCGACCGGCTGGTCCTGGGGGCCTGGGACCCCAAGGCCGGTGCCGCGGGGTCGGTGCGCGACGTCGTGCGTGACGCCCGCCTCAACCACCGGGTCGAGGTGGTCGGCGGGGTGCGGGCCGAGGAGTCCGCCGAGCTGCTCACCACCTTCTTCCGTACCCGCCGGGCCGAGCCGTGA
- the glp gene encoding gephyrin-like molybdotransferase Glp codes for MISVEQHLERVLAAVGPATPRRTPLAGAHGCVLAEDVRAVVAVPPFDNSAMDGFAVRAADVRAATAAGPVRLAVVADLPAGSGERPEVRPGTAVRIMTGAPVPPGADAVVPVEDTDVPPGPHPLPTAVEIRRAVPPGSHVRRAGDDVAPGTVVLRAGTPLRARDLSTAASAGHGELLVHPPVRVGVLSTGSELVAPGAPLAHGQIPDSNAVLVAGMVLESGGVPVLLGAVDDDPDALRGLLAARLGEVDAVVTTGGVSAGAYDVVKEVLAPLGDVAFDKVAMQPGKPQGFGALRDGERPVPLFALPGNPVSVFVSFQVFVHPALTRMRALVAGGARPTVTAVAAQGWRCPAGRRQYIPVVVETPDGSDGSVRVRPAAAGGSGSHLVASLALADALAVVGDDVEEIHEGDAVSVMMVP; via the coding sequence ATGATCAGCGTGGAGCAGCACCTCGAACGGGTGCTGGCCGCCGTCGGCCCGGCGACGCCGCGGCGCACCCCCCTCGCCGGGGCGCACGGGTGCGTCCTGGCCGAGGACGTGCGCGCCGTCGTCGCGGTGCCACCGTTCGACAACTCCGCCATGGACGGCTTCGCGGTCCGGGCCGCCGACGTCCGTGCCGCCACCGCCGCCGGCCCGGTCCGGCTGGCGGTCGTCGCGGACCTCCCCGCCGGGTCCGGCGAGCGCCCCGAGGTCCGGCCGGGCACCGCCGTGCGGATCATGACCGGCGCACCGGTACCCCCCGGCGCGGACGCCGTCGTGCCGGTCGAGGACACCGACGTCCCCCCGGGTCCCCACCCGCTCCCCACGGCCGTGGAGATCCGCCGCGCGGTCCCCCCGGGCTCGCACGTCCGTCGGGCCGGCGACGACGTCGCCCCCGGCACGGTCGTCCTGCGCGCCGGCACACCGCTGCGCGCGCGGGACCTGTCCACCGCCGCCTCCGCCGGTCACGGCGAGCTCCTCGTCCACCCGCCCGTGCGCGTGGGCGTGCTCTCCACCGGGTCGGAGCTCGTGGCCCCCGGCGCCCCGCTCGCCCACGGTCAGATCCCCGACTCCAACGCCGTCCTCGTCGCGGGCATGGTGCTCGAGTCGGGGGGCGTCCCGGTGCTCCTCGGCGCGGTCGACGACGACCCCGACGCCCTGCGCGGCCTCCTCGCCGCCCGGCTGGGCGAGGTCGACGCGGTCGTCACCACCGGTGGGGTCAGCGCCGGCGCCTACGACGTCGTCAAGGAGGTCCTGGCCCCCCTCGGCGACGTCGCCTTCGACAAGGTCGCGATGCAGCCCGGCAAGCCGCAGGGCTTCGGCGCGCTGCGCGACGGCGAGCGCCCGGTGCCGCTGTTCGCCCTGCCCGGGAACCCCGTGAGCGTGTTCGTCAGCTTCCAGGTGTTCGTCCACCCGGCCCTGACGCGCATGCGCGCGCTCGTGGCCGGGGGCGCCCGCCCCACGGTCACCGCCGTCGCCGCGCAGGGGTGGCGGTGCCCGGCCGGGCGCCGCCAGTACATCCCCGTCGTCGTGGAGACGCCGGACGGGTCGGACGGGTCGGTGCGTGTGCGGCCCGCCGCCGCGGGCGGCTCCGGCTCGCACCTCGTGGCCAGCCTGGCGCTCGCGGACGCCCTGGCGGTCGTCGGCGACGACGTCGAGGAGATCCACGAGGGGGACGCGGTGAGCGTCATGATGGTGCCGTGA
- a CDS encoding alpha/beta hydrolase, with translation MTTEPAGPDPVLGEPWLARTLALRTFDGGEDPAAPDVATLVHRDGAGAQERAVLYLHGFTDYFFQAHHAEAWTAAGYDFYALDLRRSGRSTGTHPRPADVRDLRVHHEEIDLALATIRAAGARHVVLLGHSTGGLLSVLWAHDHPGGVDALVLNSPWLDLNAGWITRGPVTAVLDRVGARLPGLRVGALRQAYGRHLHAGSGGEWDFDLTLKPHEGFPVRAGFIRSVRRAHAEVAAGLDVDVPVLLACSTRSGDRRAPGPADLSSSDVVLDVRQMIARAPMIGPDVTILQVPGGLHDLALSPAPAREYFTRAAIEWVDARLEAIAQHG, from the coding sequence ATGACCACGGAGCCGGCTGGTCCCGACCCCGTCCTGGGTGAGCCGTGGCTCGCCCGCACCCTGGCGCTGCGCACCTTCGACGGCGGCGAGGACCCCGCCGCCCCGGACGTGGCCACGCTCGTCCACCGCGACGGCGCCGGCGCGCAGGAGCGGGCGGTGCTCTACCTCCACGGGTTCACCGACTACTTCTTCCAGGCCCACCACGCCGAGGCGTGGACGGCGGCGGGGTACGACTTCTACGCCCTGGACCTGCGGCGCTCCGGCCGGTCCACCGGCACCCATCCCCGCCCCGCCGACGTGCGGGACCTGCGGGTCCACCACGAGGAGATCGACCTCGCCCTCGCCACGATCCGCGCGGCGGGCGCCCGGCACGTCGTGCTCCTGGGCCACTCCACCGGCGGGCTCCTGTCGGTGCTGTGGGCCCACGACCACCCCGGCGGCGTCGACGCCCTCGTGCTCAACTCGCCGTGGCTCGACCTCAACGCCGGGTGGATCACCCGCGGCCCGGTCACCGCCGTGCTCGACCGGGTCGGTGCACGCCTGCCCGGGCTGCGGGTCGGCGCCCTCCGCCAGGCCTACGGACGCCACCTGCACGCCGGCAGCGGCGGCGAGTGGGACTTCGACCTCACCCTCAAGCCCCACGAGGGGTTCCCGGTACGGGCGGGTTTCATCCGGTCGGTGCGCCGCGCGCACGCCGAGGTCGCGGCGGGACTGGACGTCGACGTCCCCGTCCTGCTGGCGTGCTCGACCCGCAGCGGGGACCGCAGGGCGCCGGGGCCGGCGGACCTGTCCTCCTCCGACGTCGTGCTGGACGTGCGCCAGATGATCGCCCGGGCGCCGATGATCGGACCGGACGTGACGATCCTGCAGGTCCCCGGCGGGCTGCACGACCTCGCCCTCTCCCCCGCGCCGGCCCGGGAGTACTTCACCCGGGCGGCGATCGAGTGGGTGGACGCCCGGCTCGAGGCCATCGCGCAGCACGGCTGA
- a CDS encoding DUF2892 domain-containing protein has translation MKKNMSDTDRKVRAAVAPVLVVAGLLAGPGGALAITLYAVAGILLGTAAVGFCPAYALVGFSTARTTRTAPAR, from the coding sequence ATGAAGAAGAACATGAGCGACACCGACCGCAAGGTCCGCGCCGCCGTCGCCCCCGTGCTCGTCGTCGCCGGTCTGCTGGCCGGCCCCGGCGGCGCGCTGGCGATCACCCTGTATGCCGTCGCCGGGATCCTGCTCGGTACCGCCGCCGTCGGCTTCTGCCCGGCCTACGCCCTGGTGGGGTTCAGCACCGCACGGACGACCCGGACCGCGCCGGCGCGCTAA
- the upp gene encoding uracil phosphoribosyltransferase: MRLHVADHPLIAHKLTVLRDQRTESPTFRLLVDELVTLLAYEATRDVRVDKVQITTPVASAVGTHLAAPRPIVVPILRAGLGMLEGMTRLLPTAEVGFLGMQRDETTYEAITYANRLPDDLSGRQCFVLDPMLATGHTLVAAINYLLERGARDVTAICLLAAPEGLRELDEAVGTRGDVTIVTAAVDERLNERRYIVPGLGDAGDRLYGVVG, encoded by the coding sequence ATGCGCCTGCACGTCGCGGACCACCCGCTGATCGCCCACAAGCTCACCGTCCTGCGCGACCAGCGCACCGAGTCCCCGACGTTCCGTCTCCTCGTCGACGAGCTCGTCACCCTCCTGGCCTACGAGGCCACCCGGGACGTACGGGTGGACAAGGTCCAGATCACCACCCCGGTCGCGTCCGCCGTGGGGACGCACCTGGCCGCCCCCCGCCCCATCGTCGTGCCGATCCTGCGCGCGGGTCTGGGCATGCTCGAGGGCATGACCCGGCTGCTGCCGACGGCGGAGGTCGGGTTCCTGGGCATGCAGCGCGACGAGACCACCTACGAGGCGATCACCTACGCCAACCGCCTGCCCGACGACCTCTCGGGCCGGCAGTGCTTCGTGCTCGACCCCATGCTGGCCACCGGCCACACCCTCGTGGCGGCGATCAACTACCTCCTCGAGCGGGGCGCCCGCGACGTCACGGCCATCTGCCTGCTCGCCGCCCCCGAGGGCCTGCGCGAGCTCGACGAGGCCGTGGGCACCCGCGGGGACGTCACCATCGTCACCGCCGCGGTGGACGAGCGGCTCAACGAGCGCAGGTACATCGTCCCGGGCCTCGGTGACGCCGGTGACCGCCTCTACGGCGTCGTCGGCTGA
- a CDS encoding LuxR C-terminal-related transcriptional regulator — translation MVWPVSGRRDEVSALERQLRAGGSAVVHGLAGAGRTGIAREVRRRWEAAGGLVHWCPATPGSAALPLGLLVQLGLPGAGTADLAAARSLLRSEARQRPVLLIVDDAHLLDEGSLLVVRQLASVPGVSSLLTARADAPVPAALTLLWKDDGALRLELGPLDLAASTDVLEADLGGPLDPESAGRLCELADGRPLLLRELVEAARSQDLLDRADGRWHLRAVPAVTPRLAELAGQNLVQVGEMPRRAVEALALTGGLPLEVLADLTDLETLQALEEGGAVHVDADHGRRVTLVHPLAAALVRSVASQTRLVRLARELLDLYGDGTAQITDPVALAELWQRSGREGPPAVFLTAAREVLAAGDLARAATLAEEAVRRGGGTPALLVRGDTLLRLGHGAEAETALAAACAGAADDDELTEATLLRFTNDLFVRGAPDLAVATVERARELVTDTDAQDRLDAAMALAAIFRGDMTAALAACEQVLARPDPRPVTLLDVLIASVIARTLLGDLTTAGAEAERAVTLAEDLHRERPQARDQAGLNHVMVLMEAARLDDATAEARRGLATATAEGVPASVGTWTNGLAWALCEQGHLTEAEAMAQEAARRLEALDPLGVRGVALAVAARSAAQLGAADRAQGYLDQIGPVPRTDLRTRTLVHHAEIWVAAARGEVSRATELALRHAAEAEDSHLVWAGAQLHAAVRIGDARAVLGPLERLAEGRDAPLLQLRVRHARALAAEDRAALEEVAAGLARAGLPLWAAEALAQAAELARRAGNPRDAGRANALAAAHLERTGYAATPALVRTRDPLTSREREVALMARAGASSRDIAERLVLSVRTVDNYLASVYRKTGARGRQDLAAVLMDGR, via the coding sequence ATGGTGTGGCCCGTCAGCGGTCGTCGGGACGAGGTGAGTGCCCTCGAGCGACAGCTGCGCGCGGGCGGTTCGGCCGTCGTGCACGGCCTCGCCGGCGCGGGGCGGACCGGGATCGCGCGGGAGGTCCGGCGCCGGTGGGAGGCCGCCGGCGGCCTGGTCCACTGGTGCCCCGCGACCCCGGGGTCGGCCGCCCTGCCGCTCGGGCTCCTCGTCCAGCTGGGGCTCCCCGGGGCCGGCACGGCCGACCTCGCCGCGGCCCGCTCGCTGCTGCGGTCGGAGGCGCGTCAGCGCCCCGTGCTCCTGATCGTCGACGACGCCCACCTGCTCGACGAGGGCTCGCTGCTCGTCGTGCGCCAGCTCGCGTCCGTGCCGGGGGTCTCGAGCCTGCTCACCGCACGCGCCGACGCCCCCGTCCCCGCCGCGCTGACGCTGCTGTGGAAGGACGACGGCGCGCTGCGCCTGGAGCTCGGCCCGCTGGACCTGGCGGCGAGCACCGACGTCCTCGAGGCCGACCTGGGGGGACCGCTCGACCCGGAGTCCGCCGGGCGGCTCTGCGAGCTCGCCGACGGCCGGCCGCTGCTGCTGCGCGAGCTCGTCGAGGCGGCCCGGTCCCAGGACCTGCTCGACCGGGCGGACGGGCGCTGGCACCTGCGCGCGGTCCCGGCCGTCACCCCACGTCTGGCCGAGCTCGCCGGACAGAACCTGGTGCAGGTGGGCGAGATGCCCCGGCGGGCGGTCGAGGCCCTGGCCCTGACCGGGGGCCTGCCCCTCGAGGTCCTCGCCGACCTCACCGACCTCGAGACCCTCCAGGCGCTGGAGGAGGGCGGGGCGGTCCACGTCGACGCCGACCACGGGCGCCGGGTCACGCTCGTGCACCCGCTGGCGGCGGCCCTCGTCCGCTCGGTCGCCTCCCAGACCCGTCTCGTGCGCCTGGCCCGCGAGCTGCTCGACCTCTACGGCGACGGGACCGCGCAGATCACCGACCCCGTCGCCCTGGCCGAGCTGTGGCAGCGCTCCGGGCGCGAGGGGCCGCCGGCGGTGTTCCTCACGGCCGCCCGCGAGGTGCTCGCCGCGGGCGACCTCGCGCGAGCCGCGACGCTCGCGGAGGAGGCGGTCCGGCGGGGCGGTGGCACGCCCGCGCTGCTGGTGCGCGGGGACACCCTCCTCCGGCTGGGGCACGGCGCCGAGGCCGAGACGGCGCTCGCCGCCGCGTGCGCGGGGGCCGCGGACGACGACGAGCTCACGGAGGCGACCCTGCTGCGCTTCACGAACGACCTGTTCGTGCGCGGCGCACCCGATCTCGCCGTCGCGACGGTGGAGAGGGCGCGGGAGCTCGTCACCGACACCGACGCCCAGGACCGCCTCGACGCGGCCATGGCGCTCGCCGCGATCTTCCGCGGTGACATGACGGCCGCCCTGGCCGCCTGCGAGCAGGTGCTCGCGCGGCCGGACCCGCGGCCGGTGACCCTGCTCGACGTCCTCATCGCGTCGGTCATCGCCCGCACCCTCCTGGGCGACCTCACGACCGCCGGCGCCGAGGCCGAGCGGGCCGTGACTCTCGCCGAGGACCTCCACCGCGAGCGACCCCAGGCGCGGGACCAGGCGGGTCTCAACCACGTCATGGTCCTCATGGAGGCCGCCCGCCTGGACGACGCCACCGCCGAGGCGCGGCGGGGCCTTGCCACCGCTACGGCCGAAGGTGTCCCGGCGTCCGTCGGCACCTGGACGAACGGCCTCGCCTGGGCCCTGTGCGAGCAGGGCCACCTCACCGAGGCCGAGGCGATGGCCCAGGAGGCGGCCCGCCGGCTGGAGGCCCTGGACCCGCTCGGGGTGCGTGGCGTCGCCCTGGCCGTCGCCGCCCGGAGCGCCGCGCAACTCGGCGCCGCCGACCGCGCCCAGGGGTACCTCGACCAGATCGGTCCCGTGCCGCGCACCGACCTGCGCACCCGCACCCTGGTCCACCACGCGGAGATCTGGGTCGCTGCAGCACGCGGTGAGGTGAGCAGGGCGACCGAGCTGGCCCTGCGCCACGCGGCCGAGGCGGAGGACTCCCACCTCGTCTGGGCGGGCGCACAGCTCCACGCCGCCGTGCGGATCGGCGATGCCCGCGCCGTCCTCGGCCCGCTCGAACGCCTCGCCGAGGGCCGGGACGCCCCGCTGCTGCAGCTGCGGGTGCGGCACGCGCGAGCGCTCGCCGCGGAGGACCGGGCGGCCCTCGAGGAGGTCGCCGCCGGGCTCGCCCGGGCGGGCCTGCCGCTGTGGGCGGCGGAGGCGCTGGCCCAGGCCGCGGAGCTCGCCCGGCGGGCGGGCAACCCACGCGACGCCGGCCGGGCCAACGCCCTCGCAGCGGCCCACCTCGAGCGCACCGGCTACGCCGCGACGCCCGCCCTGGTCCGCACCCGCGACCCCCTGACGAGCCGCGAGCGGGAGGTCGCGCTCATGGCCCGGGCCGGCGCGTCGTCACGCGACATCGCCGAGCGGCTCGTGCTGTCGGTGCGCACCGTGGACAACTACCTCGCGTCGGTCTACCGCAAGACAGGCGCCCGGGGGCGCCAGGACCTCGCGGCCGTCCTCATGGACGGCCGGTAG
- a CDS encoding MFS transporter, producing the protein MSRALTERRAYAGMEPAEALAAHEAHRDILKVLTGLLLAMFVGNMSATIVGNALPVIVGEIGGTQQQYTWIVTSTILASTAVTPIAGKLADLYDKKRLLLASMVVFLAGSVLAGLSTSAGMLIAVRVVQGVGMGANMVLTQIIIASLIPPRQRGRYNGYLGAVIAAATVSGPLVGGIIVDTPWLGWRWTFWVAVPFVLIALAVLTRSLHVPGGGRPGARVDWLGAALISLSATLVLLWVSFADHEFDWVSWETGALLGAAVLAAAAFVLVERRAPEPVVPLSILTARTTALAVVASLAVGTVMFGSNVFLGQYFQIGRGYSPTVAGWLGLPLMLGLLVSSTVAGNLVTRTGRWKPAVVGGVGLLTVGIGLMATVGSTTPVPVVALYLLVAGVGLGASMQNLVLAVQNTVELGDVGAATAVVTFFRTLGGAVGIQVLGAVYAQRVTALTLAGADGAGVDAAGTDAATASLDLGALPAAMADLVRGAYGDAIGSVFAVAGVVSLLAFVATLLMRGSTLRSTWATEVARVAPAEERRAVTDLPPTGRP; encoded by the coding sequence GTGAGCCGGGCACTGACCGAGCGCCGGGCCTACGCCGGGATGGAGCCTGCGGAGGCGCTCGCCGCGCACGAGGCCCACCGCGACATCCTCAAGGTCCTCACGGGGCTGCTCCTGGCGATGTTCGTGGGGAACATGTCCGCGACCATCGTGGGCAACGCGCTGCCGGTCATCGTCGGGGAGATCGGCGGCACCCAGCAGCAGTACACGTGGATCGTCACCTCGACGATCCTCGCCTCGACGGCCGTGACCCCGATCGCGGGCAAGCTCGCTGACCTCTACGACAAGAAGAGGCTCCTCCTCGCCTCGATGGTGGTCTTCCTCGCCGGCTCGGTGCTCGCGGGCCTGTCGACCTCGGCGGGCATGCTCATCGCCGTCCGTGTGGTCCAGGGGGTGGGGATGGGGGCCAACATGGTCCTCACCCAGATCATCATCGCCTCCCTCATCCCGCCGCGGCAGCGCGGCCGGTACAACGGCTACCTCGGCGCGGTCATCGCCGCGGCGACCGTCTCCGGCCCGCTCGTCGGCGGCATCATCGTCGACACCCCGTGGCTGGGCTGGCGGTGGACCTTCTGGGTGGCGGTGCCCTTCGTCCTCATCGCACTCGCCGTCCTCACCCGGTCCCTCCACGTGCCCGGTGGTGGCCGGCCCGGTGCCCGCGTGGACTGGCTGGGGGCGGCGCTGATCTCCCTCTCCGCCACCCTGGTCCTGCTCTGGGTCTCCTTCGCCGACCACGAGTTCGACTGGGTCTCCTGGGAGACCGGCGCGCTCCTCGGGGCGGCCGTCCTCGCCGCCGCGGCCTTCGTCCTGGTCGAGCGCCGCGCCCCCGAGCCGGTCGTGCCGCTGTCGATCCTCACCGCCCGCACGACGGCGCTCGCGGTGGTCGCGAGCCTCGCGGTCGGCACGGTGATGTTCGGCTCCAACGTCTTCCTCGGCCAGTACTTCCAGATCGGCCGCGGCTACTCCCCGACGGTCGCCGGCTGGCTGGGCCTGCCGCTCATGCTCGGGCTGCTCGTCTCATCCACGGTCGCGGGCAACCTCGTCACCCGCACCGGGCGCTGGAAGCCCGCCGTGGTCGGGGGCGTCGGGCTGCTCACCGTCGGCATCGGTCTCATGGCCACGGTCGGCTCGACCACGCCGGTCCCCGTGGTCGCCCTCTACCTGCTCGTCGCGGGCGTCGGGCTCGGCGCGTCCATGCAGAACCTCGTCCTGGCCGTGCAGAACACCGTCGAGCTGGGCGACGTCGGGGCGGCGACCGCGGTCGTCACCTTCTTCCGCACCCTCGGCGGCGCGGTCGGGATCCAGGTGCTCGGCGCCGTCTACGCCCAGCGGGTGACCGCGCTGACTCTCGCCGGCGCGGACGGTGCGGGGGTCGACGCCGCCGGCACCGACGCCGCGACCGCCTCGCTCGACCTCGGGGCGCTGCCCGCCGCGATGGCGGACCTCGTCCGCGGGGCGTACGGCGACGCCATCGGTTCGGTCTTCGCCGTCGCCGGCGTCGTCAGCCTCCTGGCGTTCGTCGCGACGCTCCTCATGCGGGGCTCGACGCTGCGCAGCACGTGGGCGACGGAGGTGGCCCGGGTGGCACCCGCGGAGGAGCGGCGCGCGGTCACCGACCTTCCGCCTACCGGCCGTCCATGA
- the moeB gene encoding molybdopterin-synthase adenylyltransferase MoeB: MRLSPLVDPGPPLTREQVQRYSRHLLLGAIGDDGQRRLLAARVLVVGAGGLGSPALLYLAAAGVGHLGVVDDDVVDVSNLQRQVLHTAADVGRAKVDSAAEHLRDLNPEVTVERHHVRLDASNAREIVAGYDLVLDGTDNFPTRYLVNDVCAELGVPLVWGSILRFDAQVSVFWSRPRTAAAPRPVTAAARPAATDPATDETPAGPTLRDLFPAPPPPGSTPSCGEAGVLGAMCGQVGSVMAAEAVKLVTGSGETLLGRVLVLDVLTARWAELPLRPRPAGTAPRTRAEIGYDPTGSPEGSTGAAWCALPAGAARPAADDAADRPEITATALARRLAARERGDDDFVLLDVREAAERTVVAIPGAVGIPLGEVLADPEGALHRLDLAHPGGVSRELLVHCRSGVRSAQATRALADAGARAVNVRGGVLAWVADVDPTLPTY, from the coding sequence ATGCGCCTGTCCCCCCTCGTCGACCCGGGGCCGCCCCTGACCCGCGAGCAGGTCCAGCGCTACTCGCGCCACCTCCTGCTCGGCGCGATCGGCGACGACGGGCAGCGCCGCCTCCTCGCCGCCCGGGTGCTCGTCGTGGGTGCCGGGGGACTCGGCTCGCCGGCCCTGCTGTACCTCGCGGCGGCGGGGGTGGGCCACCTCGGGGTGGTCGACGACGACGTCGTCGACGTCTCGAACCTCCAGCGCCAGGTCCTCCACACCGCCGCCGACGTCGGTCGGGCGAAGGTGGACTCCGCGGCCGAGCACCTGCGCGACCTCAACCCCGAGGTCACGGTCGAGCGGCACCACGTGCGCCTCGACGCGAGCAACGCCCGCGAGATCGTCGCCGGCTACGACCTCGTGCTCGACGGGACGGACAACTTCCCCACGCGCTACCTCGTCAACGACGTGTGCGCCGAGCTCGGCGTGCCGCTGGTGTGGGGGTCCATCCTGCGCTTCGACGCCCAGGTCTCCGTCTTCTGGTCCCGGCCGCGCACGGCGGCGGCGCCCCGCCCCGTCACCGCCGCCGCCCGCCCCGCCGCCACCGACCCCGCCACCGACGAGACCCCCGCGGGTCCCACGCTGCGCGACCTCTTCCCCGCTCCGCCCCCACCGGGGTCGACACCCTCGTGCGGCGAGGCGGGGGTCCTGGGCGCCATGTGCGGCCAGGTGGGTTCGGTCATGGCGGCCGAGGCCGTCAAGCTCGTCACCGGCAGCGGCGAGACCCTGCTCGGCCGGGTCCTCGTCCTCGACGTCCTCACCGCCCGGTGGGCGGAGCTCCCGCTGCGCCCGCGGCCCGCCGGGACCGCGCCGCGCACCCGCGCCGAGATCGGGTACGACCCCACCGGCAGCCCCGAGGGCAGCACCGGCGCCGCCTGGTGCGCCCTGCCCGCCGGCGCCGCCCGGCCGGCCGCCGACGACGCCGCCGACCGCCCGGAGATCACCGCCACCGCGCTCGCCCGTCGCCTCGCGGCCCGCGAGCGGGGGGACGACGACTTCGTCCTCCTCGACGTCCGCGAGGCCGCGGAGCGCACCGTCGTCGCGATCCCCGGCGCCGTGGGCATCCCGCTCGGCGAGGTCCTGGCCGACCCCGAGGGTGCGCTGCACCGCCTCGACCTCGCCCACCCCGGCGGGGTCTCGCGCGAGCTGCTCGTGCACTGCCGCAGCGGGGTGCGCTCCGCCCAGGCCACCCGCGCCCTGGCCGACGCCGGCGCGCGGGCCGTCAACGTCCGGGGCGGGGTCCTGGCCTGGGTCGCGGACGTCGACCCCACCCTGCCCACCTACTGA
- a CDS encoding MarR family winged helix-turn-helix transcriptional regulator: MSETPHPSARVLDQIAALARRSRTSSALVAQLFGLHATQVQLLFALHRASECRVAGLAEAQLVDPSVASRQAAALEKAGLIARRPDPEDGRASLVSLTDAGRTRVAEVRALHVRAVAEALSGWPVERIERLADDLADLVAVSGGVYARLAGEQADGSAARPPVTGPDARGQDEAGAPTSVAGA, from the coding sequence GTGTCCGAAACCCCTCACCCCTCCGCCCGCGTGCTCGACCAGATCGCCGCGCTCGCCCGCCGCAGCCGCACGAGCTCGGCCCTGGTCGCCCAGCTCTTCGGGCTGCACGCCACCCAGGTCCAGCTCCTCTTCGCCCTCCACCGCGCCTCCGAGTGCCGGGTCGCCGGCCTCGCCGAGGCCCAGCTGGTGGACCCCTCCGTGGCGAGCCGGCAGGCGGCCGCGCTGGAGAAGGCGGGTCTCATCGCCCGTCGACCCGACCCCGAGGACGGCCGTGCATCGCTGGTCTCCCTCACCGACGCCGGGCGCACCCGGGTCGCCGAGGTGCGGGCCCTGCACGTCCGGGCGGTCGCCGAGGCCCTGAGCGGCTGGCCGGTCGAGCGGATCGAGCGCCTCGCCGACGACCTCGCGGACCTCGTGGCCGTTTCGGGCGGGGTCTACGCCCGCCTCGCCGGCGAGCAGGCGGACGGGAGTGCGGCCCGGCCGCCGGTCACGGGCCCGGACGCCCGCGGGCAGGACGAGGCCGGCGCGCCGACCTCGGTGGCGGGCGCGTGA